The following proteins are encoded in a genomic region of Triticum dicoccoides isolate Atlit2015 ecotype Zavitan chromosome 1B, WEW_v2.0, whole genome shotgun sequence:
- the LOC119321404 gene encoding D-ribulose kinase-like yields the protein MPILSLSAKPLSRLPAKRGSVRNLASTSRIRIAMLKQQDHPGNETGSRPLYLGIDFGTSGARYALIDKQGAIHAQGKRTYPAAVGQTTNWGSSWREALFQLLGDIPSVHRPSISSISIDGTSSTTLIIDRNNGELLAGPFLYNESFPDALPMVSSIAPANHTVCSGSSTLCKLVSWWNKHCSNGGDDSAILMHQSDWLLWLLHGEYGVCDYNNTLKVGYDPEIGSYPSWLMSQPYSHMLPSSVRAPGVPIGPIREEVRSQYGFSNDCVVCTGTTDSIAAFLAAGTTDPGKAVTSLGSTLAIKLVSRVRVEDARFGVYSHRLDDQWLVGGASNTGGVVLRQLFSDDQLVALSRDIDPSSPSPLDYYPLPKKGERFPVSDPDMEPRLEPRPDSDADYLHGILESMARIEASGYKLLKELGATPVEEVFTAGGGAQNEKWTAIRERVLGVPVRKAEQTEAAYGAALLALRGATTGS from the exons ATGCCAATCCTCAGCCTCTCTGCTAAGCCGCTGTCTCGCCTCCCTGCAAAACGAG GCAGCGTGCGGAACCTTGCGTCTACGTCGAGGATAAGGATCGCTATGCTCAAGCAACAAGATCATCCAGGGAATGAAACCGGCAGCAGGCCTCTGTACCTCGGGATAGACTTCGGAACTTCAGGCGCCAGATACGCTCTTATTGACAAGCAAGGGGCCATCCACGCCCAAGGCAAAAGAACTTACCCAGCTGCT GTTGGACAAACGACCAACTGGGGAAGCTCCTGGAGAGAAGCACTCTTCCAGCTTCTCGGCGACATCCCGTCTGTTCACCGGCCATCAATCTCATCCATCTCCATTGATGGAACTTCATCAACCACTCTCATCATTGATAG AAACAATGGAGAGCTTCTTGCCGGCCCTTTCCTCTACAACGAGAGCTTCCCGGACGCGCTGCCGATGGTCAGCTCGATCGCTCCTGCGAATCACACGGTGTGCTCCGGTTCGTCCACCCTCTGCAAGCTCGTCTCATGGTGGAACAAGCATTGTTCGAATGGCGGTGATGATTCGGCGATACTGATGCACCAATCAGACTGGCTGCTGTGGCTTTTGCATGGAGAATACGGAGTCTGTGATTACAACAATACTCTCAAG GTAGGGTATGATCCAGAGATTGGGTCATACCCAAGCTGGCTCATGTCACAGCCATACTCACACATGTTGCCTTCTTCTGTAAGAGCACCCGGAGTTCCCATTGGCCCAATCAGAGAAGAGGTGCGCTCACAATACG GCTTTTCGAATGACTGTGTGGTCTGCACTGGGACAACCGACAGCATCGCTGCCTTTCTTGCAGCAGGAACCACCGATCCAGGAAAAGCA GTGACCTCGCTGGGTTCAACGCTCGCGATCAAGCTCGTTAGCAGAGTCCGTGTGGAAGATGCAAGGTTCGGCGTCTACAGCCACCGCCTGGATGACCAGTGGCTCGTCGGCGGGGCGTCCAACACCGGGGGTGTGGTGCTCCGGCAACTCTTCAGCGACGACCAGCTTGTGGCGCTGAGCAGGGACATCGACCCATCGTCTCCTTCCCCTCTTGACTACTACCCTCTGCCCAAGAAGGGTGAGAGATTCCCTGTCTCTGACCCCGACATGGAGCCGAGGCTGGAGCCTCGGCCCGACAGCGACGCGGATTACTTGCATGGCATATTGGAGTCTATGGCGCGGATCGAG GCCAGTGGGTACAAACTGCTGAAGGAGCTCGGCGCGACGCCGGTGGAGGAGGTctttacggcagggggaggcgcgcAGAATGAGAAGTGGACGGCGATCCGGGAGAGAGTGCTTGGGGTGCCTGTTCGGAAAGCAGAGCAGACAGAGGCGGCGTACGGAGCTGCATTGCTAGCACTCAGGGGTGCTACCACGGGCTCATGA